CGCCCCGGCCAGCTTGCCTTCACCGAGGTTGTGCGGGTAGGTTCGGGCGCGCTCCAATGATTCGATCGCGGCCCCGTACTGGTTCGCCGCGATCTGCTGCCGCGCGATCTGCACCAGGCTGACCACGTACTGCCCGGTGGCCTTGCCCTCGCCGCCCTCCCACGGGTGAAAGATGCGCGTCGTGAGGATGTCCAGCGCCTCCGCCGGGCGATCCAGCAGGTTGAGCAGCGTCACGCGCTCGATGGTGAGATCGTCGCGCTGCTCGACGAGCGGCAGGTGCTGCTCCAGCCGCGCGAGACGCTCCGCCGGATCGGTCCCCATCTTCTTGTAAAGCTGGTCCAGCTCGAAGAACACGCGCGCATCCGACGGATCGAGCGCGAAGGCACGCTCGTAGTAAGTGCGCGCCGCGTCCGGCTGCTGACGTTTGTTTATGAGCGCCATGCCCAGATTGCGCTGCACGGTGGGGAAGACCGGGTCGAGTGTGGCGGCTCGCTCCCACGCGGCGATGGCGCCCTCGTACTGGCGGTGCGCGTACCAGAAGTTGCCGAGGTAGTAGGGCGCGCGTGCGTCGCCCGGATCGGCGGTCATTGCGGCTTGCAGCGCGGGCACGGCCTCGATACGGTTGGGGAAGCAGTAATCCGGCGACATGGCTTTGGCGTCGGCGAAGCAGCGCGCTGCCGCCTGCGTGTCGCCCGCCTGGATATAAACCCAGCCCTGGTAATAGCGCACCATCGGATCGGTCAGCGGGGCTTCGTCCAGCACGCGGATCGCGTCGTCGAGCAGCCCGGCGTGCGCGTAGTCCAGCGACAGCTCGATGTAGTTGTGCACGTAGCCGCGCATCAGGTCGCGGTAGGTCGTGTCACCGGCCAGCAGATAGCGCTCGTACCACGCCCCGAAGTCCAGGCGATCCAGGCTCAGGCTGCGCTCGATTTCGGCGAACAGGTCCTCGCGGCGATCCAGGCGGCGCAGCACGGCCATCTTCAGGTGGCGCGCCTGCTGGAAGTGCGCATTCGTGTCCAGCGCGTTGTCCAGCAGCGTCAGCGCCTCGCCGTAGCGCCCGTCACGGCATGCGAGCCGGGCCAGCTCGAAGGAAGCGGGGCTCTTCCACGCGGCGTTCCACACGGCCTTGTAGAAGGCGTCGAACGCCTCGGCATAACGCCCCTGTAGCATCAGCGCCAGCCCCAGGTTATAGGACGGCTCGCCGTCGTACGGATTCGGGTTGCGGCGTGTCAGGCCGGTGATTGCGGTGCGGAAGAAGCTTTCCGCTTCAGTAAACTTGCCCCGCCGGAGCAGGAGCCGTCCCAGCGCGTTGTTGGCGCGGCTGTCGAGCGGGTCGCGGCGCAGAGCTTCCTCGTAGTATGGCTCCGGCTCATAGGTCGCGTGGCGGTACTGTTCCAGGTGCAGCCCGTTGAGGTACAGCGCCTCGTTGGAGTCGATCTCGCTGGGCGGCTGGGCAGCCGTCGCGGGATCGGGGATATCCGGCGTGTCGTCGGGTAAGGGTGTGTAGGCCAGCAGCACCTGCTCATCGTCAAGTACTCGCAGCGTGAACTGCTGCGGGCAGTCGTTCGTGTCTACTGCGACGGACTCGACCAGCGTCGTCTGCGGATCGAGCGCGGCGGTACGCTCAAACATAGCCTCGCCATCGCGCAGAAGCTGCACGATCACCGTGCGGGGGGCGCTGACGTACACGCCGAACTGTGCTTTCCCGTCGGCGAACTCCAAATTGAGCACGACATCCTTCGAGCCGTTCTTGGCCGCACCGATTTGCTTGTAGGGCATGAAGACCTGGGTGAAACGCTTGGTCTCGCCCGGCATCAGCCACGAGAAGTCCGGCTGGTTGTCGGTGTATGCGCCGCACATCAGCTCGATATACGGGCCGTTTTCGTCCGTAAGCTGGCGATCCCACGCCTGCCCGAAGTCGCCGTTGCCCCAGGTCCACTGCTTCTTGCCGGGCACGGTGTGGTGATTGGCGACGTGCATCATGCCCGCCTGCTGGCCGTGGTCGTAGCAGCCGAGGAAGTCGAAGTCGGAATGGTAGGCCATGTACGAGGTCGGCACGGGCAGATTCTTATAGCGCGAGATGTCCGTGCCGGGCCAGTAGTTCATCTTGTAGTACGTGCCGGTGGCGATGGGGAAGTCGGACACGTCGCGCTTGCCGTGGTCCATGACCGCGTGCACGTCCGGCGGGAACACCGACTGGTAATCGTCGTTGACGCTCACGGCAGGGTTGGCCCACCACAGGAACGTTTGCGGCAGGGGCGTGCGGTTGTAAAGCTGCACGCTCAGTTCCAGATAGGCGCGGTCGGGGTAGAGCGAAAAGCCGACCATGCCCTTGGTGCGGAACATGCGCTCGATCTCGCTGAACCAGACGGTCCAACTGCCGTCCGCGTTCTGCTCGATGCGGTAATCCACCGGCTCAAACGTGCTGGGGCGGTGGTGCTGCGGCCAGTTGAACTCGATACCGCCGGAGATCCAGGGGCCGGTCAGGCCGACCAGCGCGGGCTTGATGACTTCATTATAGTAGACGAAGTGGTAGCCGCTCGTCTTGTCGAGTGCCATCTGGACCCTGCCGCCCAGCTCTGGCAGCAGCATAATTCTGAGGTAGCGATTTTCAAGAAAAACAGCCGTGTAAGCTTTATCTTCTTTGTCGTCAAAAATGCGTTCCGTAATCGGATGGGGATAAACGACGCCGCTGCTGCCCTGATAAACACGCTTTTCGAGGAACATCGGGTTCTTGTCTGGCTGCCCAATTTTATAGGTTGGAATCTGGACCACAGACTCCCAGGCGGTAACCTTGTCGGGTTGGTTGGCGCTCATAAATGACTCCTTCACTCTATGTTGTAGAGTACAAGGGCGCATGGCAACAAACAATGGAATAAAGAATGGTATAATGGACTATGTAATGTTTTGAGGGGTCTCACCGGAGTGGAGTCTGTCCCGTGAGGGAGATAATGTCACCAATTCGGCTGCGCGAGGGCTTCAAGGATCAGATCCTCTACGTCATTCCCCGCCCGATCCTGGAAGGACTGAAAGCGAACCCGCTGCTGCACCAACTACTGCCCACCGACATCGGCTGGTATCCCCGCGCGCGCTACCACTACTGCGAACGCAAAGACGGCGCGGAGGAGCACATTTTGATCCTATGTATGGAGGGAGAAGGCTGGTTCGAGATCAACGGGCGGCGGCGTCCCGTGCATCAACACGAAGCGCTGATTATTCCGCGCCGCGAGCCGCACATCTACGGCACGTACGAGCACAACCCGTGGTCGATTCACTGGGTGCACTTCACGGGCGCCAGCTCGGATTACTTCGCATACCTGCTGCCGCCGGACGTGTATACCCTGGCGATCGCGCCGGAGACGATCAAGACCGTAACCGCGCTGTTCGAGGAATGCTACCGCAGCTTCCTGGGCAGTTTCGTGCTCCAGCAGATGATTTCCACCGCGCAGACGCTGCATCACCTGCTGGGAACCTTGTTCTTCAACAACCGCGCGTTTTCGCCGATGCTGCGCACGAGCCAGTTCCACAGTATCCGCGAAACGCTGGAATACCTGCGCCAGAACCTGGATCGGCGGCTGGCGTTGGACGACATGGCCGCGCACGCGCATCTGTCCAAGTCGCACTTCCTGCGACTGTTCAAGGAGCAGACTGGTTATTCCCCGATCGACTACTTCATTAATCTGAAGATGCAGCACGCGTGCATGCTGCTGTCGCTCACGCACCAGACCATTCGCGAGATCAGCCTCGCGGTCGGGTACGAGGACCAGTATTACTTCTCGCGCATCTTCAAGAAGGTCGTCGGCGTCTCGCCCAGCCAATACCGTGAAACGCCCGAAACCAATCACCTCAAGTACTACCTGTGAGGGGGCCGCACACTACGCCGCGACCGTGAAGCGCACGACCACGATGATATCTTCGACCGCGTCGGCGTTCAGATGACCGGCTTCGTCGGCCAGACCCCCGCCCACGCCGGATATGGTTAGCGTCCATTCGCCCGGCGCGCTGGTCAAGTCGTCGAGCGCGACCATGCGCAAATTCCCCATCGCCGCCGCCGTACCCAGATCGACCGCCGCCTCGCCGCCGGGAAATGCCAGCGTGAAGGTCGTGCCCGATCCGCTGGCATCAGCGAACGCGTCGGCCATCTGCAGAACGATGGCCGCACTCTCGACGACGATGTCCCGGTTTTTGAACAGGTATGGGAAATGGCTGGTCGTGAGATCGAGCGCCAGGGTCTGCGGATCCGTGTGGGCGGACGGGTGCAGGAAGCGGTGAAACTCGGTCGGGAACTCGTGGCGCGCGCTGACCGTCTGGGCGAGCCCGGGCGCGTTGTCGCCGGTGACCATCGCGTTCATGGCATCCGTCAGGTTCTGGCGCGCGGCCTCCCGCAGCGCGCCGCCGCCTTCGCGGGCCGTGTAACGCACGTGCAGGATGACATCCGAGATCGCGTCGTAGTCGAACTGCCGGAAGTGGTCGGGCATTTCGAGCTGCCAGCGGCTGATGGCGCCCGCGCCCTCGAACGGCAGGTAGCGTTCGTCGCGGAAGTTCAGCTCGAACAGGCCGCTGTCATTCTGGCCGCTGCTGGTGGCGATCGACTGGATCGCGCCGAACGTATCGCGGAAGCGCGGATCGTCGCCCTCCAGGTCGCGCGCGTATTGGCCGCCGAGGAGCGTGCTCTGCCAGCGCACGGAACTGCGCAGCATGCGTAGCGTACAGGCCAGGGTAGTGTAAGGACCGGTCACGGTGGGGATGGTGAGGCTGACCGTGCGCACGCGGCGGAAGTAGTGACCCGCGTAGTCCAGGTCGAACAACGCTTCGGGCAGCTCGAACTGGCACTCGCCGGTGGCCTTCAATTGCAGCAGCGCCTCCGGGTTGAGCATCGCCAGCGAAACGTGTTTGGTCAGCTCATATTCGCGACGGTTCTCGTCCAGGTAGGCCACTTCGAGCCGCCGCAGATCCGCCTGAAGGTGCTCGCCCGCCAGCAGTCCCTGCTTGAGGTTGTCCCAGTAGCCGAACTGAATGTAGCTTGAGTCGTCCAGGCCGAGTTCGTAGCGGAAGGCGCGTTCGGCGCGTTTCGCCAGGTCGTAGGCCATCTGGTAGCTCTGGAAGTAGAGGCCCGCGATGTGCGAGATCATCCAGTTGTACAGTTGCGGGTTGGTGTACTTGTTCTTCAGGTACTCGTCGACTTCGTTCGCGTTCTCGATCTGGGTGTCGTGCGTTTCCAGGTCCTTTTCCGCGATCGCCACACGCAGCTCGGCGGCGGCGATCTGCTGGTCGATGTGCGACAGCTCCCGGTTGGCGAGATCCGCCTGGAACTGCCAATCCTGCTTGCGGCGGTCGTACCCAGCCTCGATCGACGCCTTGTTGGCCTGATACGATTCGATGGCGCTCGCCAATTGCAGCGCCCGGCTGGCGACCTGGACCGCCGTGCTGAGGTGCACGCCGCCAAACTCGATCTTGACGACGGGGGTCCCGAACGCGCCCGACACGCCCGCGTCGAACTGCGGGATCAGACCCAGCACTCCGGCGAGCAGCTCAAGCCCCTGGCTTGTTGTCTGGAGCGCGAAGGCGTTCTCCAGTTTGTCGAGGTGTTTCTGCTCTTTGGCGATCAGTTCGGCGTCGATCAGCCCGCCGTAATATGCGGCGCGTGTTTCGGCCAGCGCGCGCGATTTTTGCAGCGCGGTCCGGTTGGCGTCGGCCTCGTCGATGCTTTTCTCCTTGACCTGCCGCACCGCCTTGAGCATGCGCAGCTCGTGTGACGAGCGCAGCAGGGCCAGTTCTTCGGCGTCGCGTTTTTCCAGCGCGCTGAGCAGCGCCCCGCCCAGGCTCCTCACGTCGCTGACCAGCTCGTTGGCCTTTTGCAGGATCACCTGGAAGCGGTAGTGGGGCGGTGGGGCGTTCAGGTCGTTCAACGCGCTGCTGATGTCCACCCCGGCGGCGGCTGCTTTGACCAGCAGCCCCGGATCGATCGGCGGCTGGAACAGCGGCAGTTGGCGCACCACGCCCTCGATGTTCATGCAGTGCCGGATCTTGAACAGCCGGTCTGCGACCGTGTCCCAATAGCCCAGCAGCCGGTCGTTCTTGGGGATGCAGAAGAACAGCGTCGGCCCCAGCACTGCCGGGATTGGGTGCGCCAGCGGCACGTCCAGGATCGGGGGTGTGTCGTCTGGCGGTGGAACGTCCGGCGCGGCCAAGTCGAGGTCATCGGTAATTCCGTCATCGCCGCCGCTGGCGGGTGTCATGGCGAGGGTTGTGCTGGCTACCAGGCTGCCGATGCCCCCGCCGCTGCCGGGTGTCGTGTCCGGCTGGACCCACGTTTCCAACTCAACCAGTGCGTTGGAAAAGGCATCGAGCCGCCCGCGCAGGTCGTTGAACGTCTTCACTTCCTGGCCCTGAATGGTGGGGAACGCGTTTTCGTCCTGCGGGATCTCGCGGGGGCGCTCGCCCAGGATCTCGGCGGCCAGGATGTATAGCTGCGTGGCCTCGTTAATCGACTCCATCGTGTCCTGCTGGAACAGGTAGTCGCCCCAGGCGATCAGGTTGTCGAGGTAGGCCATTACGGTGGCTTTCATGTAGGCTTCGGGCCGCATGCGTGCGATCAGGTGCGGGTTGAACGGGTCCTTGCGCCACGCTTCGATCTGGTCTTGCAGCATTTTGCGGTCCTGACGCTGTTCGTCGGTCAGTCCGCTGGACTTCA
This window of the Aggregatilinea lenta genome carries:
- a CDS encoding DUF5107 domain-containing protein; this translates as MSANQPDKVTAWESVVQIPTYKIGQPDKNPMFLEKRVYQGSSGVVYPHPITERIFDDKEDKAYTAVFLENRYLRIMLLPELGGRVQMALDKTSGYHFVYYNEVIKPALVGLTGPWISGGIEFNWPQHHRPSTFEPVDYRIEQNADGSWTVWFSEIERMFRTKGMVGFSLYPDRAYLELSVQLYNRTPLPQTFLWWANPAVSVNDDYQSVFPPDVHAVMDHGKRDVSDFPIATGTYYKMNYWPGTDISRYKNLPVPTSYMAYHSDFDFLGCYDHGQQAGMMHVANHHTVPGKKQWTWGNGDFGQAWDRQLTDENGPYIELMCGAYTDNQPDFSWLMPGETKRFTQVFMPYKQIGAAKNGSKDVVLNLEFADGKAQFGVYVSAPRTVIVQLLRDGEAMFERTAALDPQTTLVESVAVDTNDCPQQFTLRVLDDEQVLLAYTPLPDDTPDIPDPATAAQPPSEIDSNEALYLNGLHLEQYRHATYEPEPYYEEALRRDPLDSRANNALGRLLLRRGKFTEAESFFRTAITGLTRRNPNPYDGEPSYNLGLALMLQGRYAEAFDAFYKAVWNAAWKSPASFELARLACRDGRYGEALTLLDNALDTNAHFQQARHLKMAVLRRLDRREDLFAEIERSLSLDRLDFGAWYERYLLAGDTTYRDLMRGYVHNYIELSLDYAHAGLLDDAIRVLDEAPLTDPMVRYYQGWVYIQAGDTQAAARCFADAKAMSPDYCFPNRIEAVPALQAAMTADPGDARAPYYLGNFWYAHRQYEGAIAAWERAATLDPVFPTVQRNLGMALINKRQQPDAARTYYERAFALDPSDARVFFELDQLYKKMGTDPAERLARLEQHLPLVEQRDDLTIERVTLLNLLDRPAEALDILTTRIFHPWEGGEGKATGQYVVSLVQIARQQIAANQYGAAIESLERARTYPHNLGEGKLAGAQENHIFYSLGLTYESLGHADKARDAFEHAAIGLSEPTSAMYYNDQPPDMIFYQGLARQKLGQTDAAREVFQKLIDYGRAHLDDNIKMDYFAVSLPDFLVFDEDLNARNRIHCHYMIALGCLGLGDVKCANEAFATVLDANPAHLGAVIHRALLPDVAARGAQ
- a CDS encoding AraC family transcriptional regulator, translated to MSPIRLREGFKDQILYVIPRPILEGLKANPLLHQLLPTDIGWYPRARYHYCERKDGAEEHILILCMEGEGWFEINGRRRPVHQHEALIIPRREPHIYGTYEHNPWSIHWVHFTGASSDYFAYLLPPDVYTLAIAPETIKTVTALFEECYRSFLGSFVLQQMISTAQTLHHLLGTLFFNNRAFSPMLRTSQFHSIRETLEYLRQNLDRRLALDDMAAHAHLSKSHFLRLFKEQTGYSPIDYFINLKMQHACMLLSLTHQTIREISLAVGYEDQYYFSRIFKKVVGVSPSQYRETPETNHLKYYL